A window of the Salvelinus alpinus chromosome 3, SLU_Salpinus.1, whole genome shotgun sequence genome harbors these coding sequences:
- the LOC139571043 gene encoding solute carrier family 22 member 7-like, whose product MKFDNVLSEINGFGQFQIMIVLIQSLSRMTLPCHFLLNNFIAAVPSHRCDISTLDDEGVFGNLTQEQRLTVSIPVQEDGTPSSCKMFPEPQFHLLSNFNDSDLATVPCQNGWVYDNSTFKSTLATEWDLVCDRKGMNKVTATIFFIGVMCGAPLFGFLSDRFGRRAMLMVAYLATMVFAFTSAFSTSYVMFCIMRFFTGVTLSGISIISIVLSVEWFDIQHRTFAGVIVSLDWTGGNMLLASIAYFVNDWRWLTIAVTSPLVLAVITWWWLPESARWLLANGEKEKAHFYLEKCAKMNNRSKCMAEITPQTLTNAVRVKDEDKKYGFVDLVRTPNIRKLAICTGILWYGVAFTYYSISLNITGFGMNVYFTQFIYAAIELPGKIVVYYFLNKFGRKPGQVGTLLLTGACVFINIFVPQGLWVFRSIVGLFGKGLSEASFTIMFLYTTELYPTVVRQNGVGYTSFVGRLGVSIAPLIALLDDVWELLPAVIYALVAVGTGLVALLLPETLNVRLPEFIEDIDRPRAELDGESGNPLKQADENRNGNGTVEVT is encoded by the exons ATGAAATTTGACAATGTCCTCTCAGAAATCAATGGATTTGGTCAATTCCAAATAATGATCGTCCTGATTCAGAGCCTCTCTCGCATGACCCTGCCGTGTCACTTCTTACTGAATAACTTCATAGCTGCTGTGCCCTCTCACCGCTGTGACATCAGCACTCTGGATGATGAGGGCGTCTTTGGGAATCTGACCCAGGAGCAGAGACTGACTGTCAGTATTCCAGTACAGGAAGATGGGACTCCAAGCTCCTGCAAGATGTTCCCAGAACCCCAGTTCCACCTCCTGTCCAACTTCAATGACAGTGACCTAGCTACAGTCCCCTGTCAGAATGGATGGGTATATGACAACAGCACCTTCAAATCCACTCTGGCTACAGAG TGGGACCTTGTATGCGATAGAAAAGGGATGAACAAAGTGACAGCCACCATTTTCTTCATTGGAGTAATGTGTGGGGCTCCTTTATTCGGTTTCCTCAGTGACAG ATTCGGCCGGAGGGCAATGCTGATGGTGGCTTACCTAGCAACTATGGTGTTTGCTTTTACCAGTGCCTTCTCCACCTcttatgtcatgttttgtatcATGAGATTTTTCACCGGAGTGACACTATCTGGAATAAGCATAATCTCCATTGTACTCA GTGTGGAATGGTTTGACATTCAACACAGGACATTTGCTGGAGTGATAGTAAGCCTGGATTGGACAGGTGGAAACATGCTGCTAGCTAGCATTGCATACTTTGTGAACGACTGGAGGTGGCTGACCATAGCAGTTACCTCGCCTCTTGTCTTGGCTGTCATTACCTGGTG GTGGCTTCCAGAGTCTGCTAGATGGCTCTTAGCGAATGGAGAAAAAGAAAAAGCCCATTTCTACCTGGAGAAATGTGCCAAGATGAACAACAGATCCAAGTGTATGGCTGAGATCACACCACAG ACCCTTACAAATGCAGTAAGAGTTAAAGATGAGGACAAGAAGTACGGTTTTGTGGACCTTGTGAGAACTCCAAATATAAGGAAACTTGCCATTTGCACAGGAATACTATG GTATGGAGTTGCGTTTACATATTACAGCATCAGCTTGAACATCACTGGGTTTGGCATGAATGTCTACTTCACCCAGTTCATATACGCTGCCATCGAGTTGCCTGGAAAGATTGTGGTCTATTATTTCTTGAACAAGTTTGGCCGAAAACCTGGACAGGTTGGGACACTGCTTTTGACTGGAGCCTGTGTCTTCATCAACATATTTGTTCCTCAAG GTTTGTGGGTGTTTCGTAGCATCGTGGGTCTTTTTGGGAAAGGCCTCTCCGAAGCATCCTTCACAATAATGTTCCTTTATACCACTGAGCTCTACCCAACAGTAGTTCG GCAGAACGGCGTTGGCTACACCTCATTTGTGGGTCGGCTAGGCGTGTCCATCGCTCCCCTCATCGCCCTATTGGACGATGTGTGGGAGCTCCTACCTGCTGTGATATATGCCTTGGTGGCTGTTGGTACCGGACTAGTGGCTTTGCTCCTCCCAGAAACACTCAATGTTCGCCTGCCAGAGTTCATCGAGGACATAGACAGACCAAG AGCGGAACTGGATGGAGAGAGTGGCAATCCACTAAAGCAAGCTGATGAAAACAGGAATGGAAATGGAACAGTTGAGGTTACATGA
- the LOC139571041 gene encoding solute carrier family 22 member 7-like isoform X2: MKFEHLLSDINGFGRFQIMIIIISFIARFTLPCHFMLGNFIAAVPSHRCDISALDDEGVFGNLTQEQRLTVSIPVQEDGTPSSCKMFPEPQFHLLSNSNDSDQATVPCQNGWVYDNSTFKSTLATEWDLVCDQKGQNKAMATIFFMGVMFGAMTFGSLSDRFGRKIMLLVSYISGMLFGVASAFSTSFIMFAVLRFFTGFGITGIVIVSSVLSVEWVDIEHRKLVGVIDSLSWTFGNAMIPAIAYCVNDWRQLTIVVTSPLALAILTWRWIPESARWLIANGKFEKANFYLQQCAQMNQKQEFASKITPETLSSIIVTERKDRTYSYLDLVRTPKMRRLALLTGIVWYGVASTYYGISFNITGFGLNIYLTQFVYGAIELPAKLSVYYLLDKVGRRNTEVGSLLGAGICLAVNIFIPRGRTAWATTRPWVAWECLWPLSSCCLTRCGGTFRRSSSAP, encoded by the exons ATGAAGTTTGAACACCTACTCTCGGATATCAATGGATTTGGACGGTTCCAGATTATGATCATTATCATCAGCTTCATTGCTCGATTCACCCTGCCTTGTCACTTTATGCTGGGTAACTTCATAGCTGCTGTGCCCTCTCACCGCTGTGACATCAGCGCTCTGGATGATGAGGGCGTCTTTGGGAATCTGACCCAGGAGCAGAGACTGACTGTCAGTATTCCAGTACAGGAAGATGGGACTCCAAGCTCCTGCAAGATGTTCCCAGAACCCCAGTTCCACCTCCTGTCCAACTCCAATGACAGTGACCAAGCTACAGTCCCCTGTCAGAATGGATGGGTATATGACAACAGCACCTTCAAATCCACTCTGGCTACAGAG TGGGACTTGGTGTGTGACCAGAAAGGGCAAAATAAGGCGATGGCCACCATCTTCTTCATGGGAGTGATGTTCGGAGCAATGACCTTTGGTAGTCTGAGTGACAG GTTTGGTAGGAAGATCATGCTCCTGGTGTCCTATATCTCTGGCATGCTGTTTGGTGTTGCCAGTGCTTTCTCCACCTCCTTCATCATGTTTGCTGTGCTCAGGTTCTTCACTGGGTTCGGCATCACTGGCATCGTCATCGTCTCATCAGTACTCA GCGTGGAGTGGGTGGACATTGAGCACAGAAAATTAGTGGGAGTGATTGACAGCCTGTCCTGGACGTTTGGTAACGCCATGATTCCAGCCATAGCCTATTGTGTGAACGACTGGAGACAGCTGACTATAGTGGTCACCTCACCTCTCGCCCTGGCCATACTCACATGGag GTGGATTCCTGAGTCAGCCAGGTGGCTCATAGCCAATGGGAAGTTTGAGAAAGCAAACTTTTATTTGCAACAATGTGCCCAGATGAACCAGAAGCAGGAGTTTGCATCCAAAATTACACCAGAG actctgtccagtaTCATTGtgacagagagaaaagacagaacCTACTCCTACCTGGACTTGGTCAGGACCCCAAAGATGAGGAGACTAGCTCTACTCACAGGCATAGTATG GTATGGTGTGGCTTCAACATATTATGGCATTAGCTTCAACATCACTGGATTTGGGCTCAACATATATCTAACCCAGTTTGTGTATGGTGCCATAGAGCTCCCAGCCAAACTATCAGTGTACTACCTTCTGGATAAGGTGGGCAGGAGAAACACAGAAGTAGGATCTCTGCTAGGAGCTGGAATCTGTCTCGCTGTTAATATTTTCATACCCAGAG gcaGAACGGCATGGGCTACAACTCGTCCATGGGTCGCCTGGGAGTGTCTCTGGCCCCTCTCATCCTGCTGCTTGACGAGGTGTGGAGGGACCTTCCGCAGGTCCTCCTCTGCTCCATAG
- the LOC139571041 gene encoding solute carrier family 22 member 7-like isoform X1, with product MKFEHLLSDINGFGRFQIMIIIISFIARFTLPCHFMLGNFIAAVPSHRCDISALDDEGVFGNLTQEQRLTVSIPVQEDGTPSSCKMFPEPQFHLLSNSNDSDQATVPCQNGWVYDNSTFKSTLATEWDLVCDQKGQNKAMATIFFMGVMFGAMTFGSLSDRFGRKIMLLVSYISGMLFGVASAFSTSFIMFAVLRFFTGFGITGIVIVSSVLSVEWVDIEHRKLVGVIDSLSWTFGNAMIPAIAYCVNDWRQLTIVVTSPLALAILTWRWIPESARWLIANGKFEKANFYLQQCAQMNQKQEFASKITPETLSSIIVTERKDRTYSYLDLVRTPKMRRLALLTGIVWYGVASTYYGISFNITGFGLNIYLTQFVYGAIELPAKLSVYYLLDKVGRRNTEVGSLLGAGICLAVNIFIPRDMSVLRTVVAVLGKGCSAASFTTVVLYSSELFPTVVRQNGMGYNSSMGRLGVSLAPLILLLDEVWRDLPQVLLCSIALLASLVARMLPETRDRCLPETIQDIEDGQTGKSLAGSQVVETTEIPLKSKANDEGEN from the exons ATGAAGTTTGAACACCTACTCTCGGATATCAATGGATTTGGACGGTTCCAGATTATGATCATTATCATCAGCTTCATTGCTCGATTCACCCTGCCTTGTCACTTTATGCTGGGTAACTTCATAGCTGCTGTGCCCTCTCACCGCTGTGACATCAGCGCTCTGGATGATGAGGGCGTCTTTGGGAATCTGACCCAGGAGCAGAGACTGACTGTCAGTATTCCAGTACAGGAAGATGGGACTCCAAGCTCCTGCAAGATGTTCCCAGAACCCCAGTTCCACCTCCTGTCCAACTCCAATGACAGTGACCAAGCTACAGTCCCCTGTCAGAATGGATGGGTATATGACAACAGCACCTTCAAATCCACTCTGGCTACAGAG TGGGACTTGGTGTGTGACCAGAAAGGGCAAAATAAGGCGATGGCCACCATCTTCTTCATGGGAGTGATGTTCGGAGCAATGACCTTTGGTAGTCTGAGTGACAG GTTTGGTAGGAAGATCATGCTCCTGGTGTCCTATATCTCTGGCATGCTGTTTGGTGTTGCCAGTGCTTTCTCCACCTCCTTCATCATGTTTGCTGTGCTCAGGTTCTTCACTGGGTTCGGCATCACTGGCATCGTCATCGTCTCATCAGTACTCA GCGTGGAGTGGGTGGACATTGAGCACAGAAAATTAGTGGGAGTGATTGACAGCCTGTCCTGGACGTTTGGTAACGCCATGATTCCAGCCATAGCCTATTGTGTGAACGACTGGAGACAGCTGACTATAGTGGTCACCTCACCTCTCGCCCTGGCCATACTCACATGGag GTGGATTCCTGAGTCAGCCAGGTGGCTCATAGCCAATGGGAAGTTTGAGAAAGCAAACTTTTATTTGCAACAATGTGCCCAGATGAACCAGAAGCAGGAGTTTGCATCCAAAATTACACCAGAG actctgtccagtaTCATTGtgacagagagaaaagacagaacCTACTCCTACCTGGACTTGGTCAGGACCCCAAAGATGAGGAGACTAGCTCTACTCACAGGCATAGTATG GTATGGTGTGGCTTCAACATATTATGGCATTAGCTTCAACATCACTGGATTTGGGCTCAACATATATCTAACCCAGTTTGTGTATGGTGCCATAGAGCTCCCAGCCAAACTATCAGTGTACTACCTTCTGGATAAGGTGGGCAGGAGAAACACAGAAGTAGGATCTCTGCTAGGAGCTGGAATCTGTCTCGCTGTTAATATTTTCATACCCAGAG ACATGTCTGTTTTAAGGACGGTGGTGGCGGTGCTGGGGAAGGGTTGCTCGGCAGCATCCTTCACAACTGTCGTGTTATACAGTTCTGAGCTGTTCCCTACTGTGGTCAG gcaGAACGGCATGGGCTACAACTCGTCCATGGGTCGCCTGGGAGTGTCTCTGGCCCCTCTCATCCTGCTGCTTGACGAGGTGTGGAGGGACCTTCCGCAGGTCCTCCTCTGCTCCATAGCCCTGCTGGCTAGCCTGGTGGCCAGGATGCTGCCTGAGACACGTGACCGCTGTCTACCAGAGACCATTCAGGACATTGAGGACGGGCAGACAGG GAAAAGTTTGGCTGGATCCCAAGTTGTGGAAACAACAGAAATCCCTCTAAAATCAAAGGCCAACGATGAGGGGGAAAATTGA